A genomic window from Helicobacter pylori includes:
- the fliG gene encoding flagellar motor switch protein FliG has translation MATKLTPKQKAQLDELSMSEKIAILLIQVGEDTTGEILRHLDIDSITEISKQIVQLNGTDKQIGAAVLEEFFAIFQSNQYINTGGLEYARELLTRTLGSEEARKVMDKLTKSLQTQKNFAYLGKIKPQQLADFIINEHPQTIALILAHMEAPNAAETLSYFPDEMKAEISIRMANLGEISPQVVKRVSTVLENKLESLTSYKIEVGGLRAVAEIFNRLGQKSAKTTLARIESVDNKLAGAIKEMMFTFEDIAKLDNFAIREILKVADKKDLSLALKTSTQDLTDKFLNNMSSRAAEQFVEEMQYLGAVKIKDVDVAQRKIIEIVQSLQEKGVIQTGEEEDVIE, from the coding sequence ATGGCAACCAAGCTCACCCCTAAACAAAAGGCTCAATTAGACGAACTTTCCATGAGTGAAAAAATCGCCATTTTACTCATTCAAGTGGGCGAAGACACCACAGGCGAGATTTTAAGGCATTTAGACATTGACTCCATTACAGAAATTTCTAAACAAATCGTGCAACTAAACGGCACAGACAAACAAATCGGTGCAGCGGTTTTAGAGGAATTTTTTGCAATTTTCCAATCCAACCAATACATCAACACCGGCGGTTTAGAATACGCTAGAGAGCTTTTAACCAGGACTTTAGGGAGCGAAGAAGCCAGAAAAGTGATGGACAAACTCACTAAAAGCTTGCAAACGCAAAAAAATTTCGCTTATTTAGGCAAAATCAAACCCCAACAACTCGCTGATTTCATCATTAACGAACACCCTCAAACCATCGCCTTGATCTTAGCCCACATGGAAGCCCCAAATGCCGCTGAAACCTTGAGCTATTTTCCTGATGAAATGAAAGCCGAGATCTCCATTAGAATGGCGAATTTAGGCGAAATATCGCCTCAAGTGGTAAAAAGGGTTTCTACCGTGCTAGAAAACAAATTAGAATCGCTCACCAGCTATAAAATTGAAGTGGGCGGCTTAAGAGCTGTGGCTGAAATCTTTAACCGCTTGGGTCAAAAGAGCGCTAAAACCACGCTCGCTCGCATTGAAAGCGTGGATAACAAACTCGCCGGTGCGATTAAAGAAATGATGTTCACTTTTGAAGATATAGCCAAACTAGACAATTTCGCTATCAGAGAGATTTTAAAAGTAGCGGATAAAAAAGATTTGTCTTTGGCTTTAAAAACTTCTACCCAAGATTTAACGGATAAATTCTTAAACAACATGAGCAGCAGAGCGGCAGAGCAATTTGTAGAAGAAATGCAGTATTTAGGGGCGGTTAAAATCAAAGATGTGGATGTGGCTCAAAGAAAGATCATTGAAATCGTGCAAAGCTTGCAAGAAAAAGGCGTGATCCAAACGGGCGAAGAGGAAGATGTCATTGAATAG
- a CDS encoding RluA family pseudouridine synthase: MPFVEEEFEILKPTKALFVVRDILKCSLKEAQRHLDKQRLKQNQQIVCKSQTIQGAVSLIYFKPNEKQGKLVFETKDFGVFDKPPQVYTHPKGYFYHESLLDCIQSHFGKNAHPAHRLDYETSGLVLAGKTLQSAKDLKALFMQKKVQKTYLALVHGLVDKSIIVDKPILTPENIQKDLRIRSQISPLGKPSTTLVKPLSYNSFLDVSLLKITPLTGRTHQIRLHLSSVNHRIVGEGLYGVVDENAREYIQLKRENNAPLLMLHAASLEFEFKGACYKIASPMPQRFMPFLKD; encoded by the coding sequence GTGCCGTTTGTTGAAGAAGAATTTGAAATTTTAAAACCCACCAAAGCCTTATTTGTGGTGCGCGATATTTTAAAATGCTCTTTAAAAGAAGCCCAACGGCACCTTGACAAACAACGCTTAAAGCAAAACCAACAGATCGTGTGCAAATCTCAAACCATTCAAGGGGCCGTTAGCTTGATTTATTTCAAGCCCAATGAAAAGCAGGGAAAGCTTGTTTTTGAAACTAAAGATTTTGGCGTATTTGACAAACCCCCTCAAGTCTATACCCACCCTAAAGGCTATTTCTACCATGAAAGCTTACTAGATTGCATCCAATCTCATTTTGGCAAAAACGCCCACCCAGCCCACAGGCTAGACTATGAAACGAGCGGGTTAGTGTTAGCGGGCAAAACCTTACAAAGCGCTAAAGATTTAAAGGCGCTTTTTATGCAAAAAAAAGTGCAAAAAACTTATTTGGCGCTAGTGCATGGGTTGGTGGATAAAAGTATCATAGTAGATAAGCCCATTCTAACGCCAGAAAACATTCAAAAAGATTTGCGCATTCGATCTCAAATTTCTCCTTTAGGCAAGCCTTCAACCACTCTTGTTAAGCCGTTAAGCTATAATTCTTTTTTAGATGTGAGCTTACTGAAAATAACCCCACTCACCGGGCGCACGCACCAGATCCGCTTGCATTTAAGCAGTGTGAATCACAGGATCGTGGGCGAAGGGCTTTATGGGGTAGTAGATGAAAACGCTAGAGAGTATATTCAATTAAAGCGTGAAAATAACGCTCCTTTACTCATGCTCCATGCCGCTAGTTTAGAATTTGAATTTAAAGGGGCGTGCTATAAAATCGCTTCCCCCATGCCCCAACGCTTCATGCCTTTTTTAAAAGATTGA
- the recJ gene encoding single-stranded-DNA-specific exonuclease RecJ, translating to MKQKLKAQMKERVASIAYNEKGFPSPFLFKDLKKAALKIIEAMEKRTEILVVGDYDADGVISSTIMAKFFASLNYKHARIAIPNRFIDGYGISKQFLEKHHAPLIITVDNGINAFEAARFCKEKNYTLIITDHHCLQDDAIPDAYAVINPQQPDCHFIQKEVCGALVAFYLCYGIHQLLKKEKSHSSELLCLAGVATIADMMPLTFFNRFLVSKALYFLQKEPLGAIGFLRQKEVFRKRSLKASDISFNIAPLINSAGRMQDARVALDFLNANNLQDCCFLYERLKACNNERKITQQQVFEEAFKHALVGEKIIIAFKDNWHEGVLGIVASKLVEATQKPSLVFTFKEGAYKGSGRSSQNVDLIDALNGVSSLLLGYGGHRQACGLSVEKNNMVSLFETLENFDFKILPFCEEEPPLILSLKDIDKELLEIIETGEPYGQENPEPLFQAQNLEVIEERIIKESHQALRFKDKECIKDAIYFNTERFLKAGEKVSVLFSVELDEYSNEPKMLVKSLL from the coding sequence ATGAAACAAAAGCTTAAAGCTCAAATGAAAGAGCGAGTGGCTTCTATCGCTTACAATGAAAAAGGGTTTCCCAGCCCCTTTTTATTTAAAGACTTGAAAAAAGCCGCGCTCAAAATCATAGAAGCGATGGAAAAACGCACAGAGATTCTAGTCGTGGGCGATTATGACGCTGACGGCGTGATTAGCTCCACTATCATGGCAAAATTCTTTGCGAGTTTAAATTATAAGCATGCACGCATTGCGATCCCCAATCGTTTCATTGATGGCTATGGGATTTCTAAACAATTTTTAGAAAAACACCACGCCCCTTTGATCATCACCGTGGATAACGGGATCAACGCCTTTGAAGCCGCGCGATTTTGCAAAGAAAAAAACTATACCCTTATCATTACCGATCACCATTGCTTGCAAGATGATGCAATCCCGGACGCTTATGCGGTGATCAACCCCCAGCAACCGGATTGTCATTTTATCCAAAAAGAAGTGTGCGGGGCGTTAGTGGCGTTTTATTTGTGCTATGGAATCCATCAACTTTTAAAAAAAGAAAAAAGCCATTCTAGCGAGTTATTGTGTTTAGCGGGCGTGGCGACTATCGCTGATATGATGCCTTTGACTTTTTTTAACCGCTTTTTGGTTTCTAAAGCCTTGTATTTTTTGCAAAAAGAACCTTTAGGGGCGATAGGGTTTTTACGCCAAAAGGAAGTTTTTAGAAAACGCTCTTTAAAAGCGAGCGATATTTCTTTTAACATTGCCCCCCTAATCAACTCTGCAGGGCGCATGCAAGACGCTAGAGTGGCTTTAGATTTTTTAAATGCGAACAATTTGCAAGATTGCTGTTTTTTGTATGAACGCTTGAAAGCATGCAATAATGAACGAAAAATCACCCAACAACAGGTTTTTGAAGAAGCCTTTAAGCATGCGTTGGTTGGGGAAAAAATCATCATCGCTTTTAAGGATAATTGGCATGAGGGCGTGCTTGGGATTGTGGCTTCAAAATTAGTGGAAGCCACTCAAAAGCCAAGCCTGGTTTTTACTTTTAAAGAAGGGGCGTATAAAGGGAGCGGGCGCAGCTCTCAAAATGTTGATTTGATTGACGCTTTGAATGGGGTTTCTTCTTTATTACTCGGCTATGGGGGGCATAGGCAGGCGTGCGGTTTGAGCGTTGAAAAAAATAACATGGTCTCACTCTTTGAAACTTTAGAAAATTTTGATTTTAAAATCTTACCCTTTTGTGAAGAAGAACCCCCTTTGATATTAAGCCTTAAAGACATTGATAAAGAGCTTTTAGAGATTATAGAAACGGGCGAACCTTATGGGCAAGAAAACCCTGAACCCTTATTCCAAGCGCAAAATTTAGAAGTCATAGAAGAAAGAATCATTAAAGAAAGCCATCAAGCGTTGCGTTTTAAGGATAAAGAATGCATCAAAGACGCTATTTATTTTAACACTGAGCGGTTTTTAAAAGCGGGCGAAAAGGTGAGCGTGCTTTTTAGCGTGGAATTAGACGAGTATTCTAACGAGCCTAAAATGCTTGTTAAAAGTTTGTTGTAG
- the pyrG gene encoding glutamine hydrolyzing CTP synthase, with amino-acid sequence MDRAKFIFVTGGVLSSLGKGISSSSIATLLQHCNYQVSILKIDPYINIDPGTMSPLEHGEVFVTSDGAETDLDIGHYERFLNRNLTRLNNFTTGQIFSSVIENERKGEYLGKTIQIVPHVTDEIKRRIKSAAKGLDFLIVEVGGTVGDMEGMFYLEAIRQLKLELGNEKVINVHVTLIPYIQTTNELKTKPTQHSVQELRRLGVTPQIILARSPKPLDKELKKKIALSCDVEQDSVIVATDTKSIYACPILFLQEGILTPIARRFNLNKLHPKMAAWNTLVEKIIAPKHKVKIGFVGKYLSLKESYKSLIEALIHAGAHLDTQVNIEWLDSENFNEKTNLEGVDAILVPGGFGERGIEGKICAIQRARSEKLPFLGICLGMQLAIVEFCRNVLGLKGANSTEFNQHCEYPVVYLIEDFMDQNHQKQVRTYNSPLGGTMRLGEYECEIMPESLLEKAYKKPSIKERHRHRYEINPKYRQEWENKGLKVVGFGANHLIEAIELKDHPFFVGVQFHPEFTSRLQSPNPIILDFIKSALSKS; translated from the coding sequence ATGGATAGAGCCAAATTTATATTCGTTACAGGGGGCGTGTTAAGCTCTCTAGGGAAAGGGATTTCATCTTCTTCAATCGCTACGCTTTTGCAGCATTGCAATTATCAAGTTTCTATTTTGAAGATTGACCCTTATATTAATATTGACCCAGGCACCATGAGCCCTTTAGAGCATGGGGAAGTGTTTGTTACTAGCGATGGCGCTGAAACGGATTTAGACATAGGGCATTATGAGCGCTTTTTGAACAGGAATTTAACCCGGTTGAACAACTTCACTACCGGGCAGATTTTTTCAAGCGTGATAGAAAATGAAAGGAAAGGGGAATATTTAGGCAAGACCATTCAAATCGTCCCCCATGTAACCGATGAGATTAAAAGGCGCATTAAAAGCGCGGCTAAAGGACTAGATTTTTTAATCGTGGAAGTGGGTGGCACTGTGGGCGATATGGAGGGCATGTTTTATTTAGAGGCGATCCGCCAGCTTAAATTGGAATTAGGGAATGAAAAAGTCATCAATGTGCATGTAACCTTAATCCCTTATATCCAAACCACTAACGAACTAAAAACCAAGCCCACGCAACATTCCGTCCAAGAATTACGGCGCCTTGGCGTAACCCCTCAAATCATTTTAGCCAGATCGCCAAAGCCTTTGGATAAAGAATTGAAAAAGAAAATCGCCTTGAGTTGCGATGTGGAGCAAGACAGCGTGATTGTCGCCACAGACACTAAAAGCATTTACGCATGCCCTATCCTTTTCTTGCAAGAAGGCATTTTAACCCCCATTGCAAGACGCTTTAATTTAAACAAATTGCACCCTAAAATGGCGGCGTGGAACACTCTAGTAGAAAAGATTATCGCTCCTAAACACAAAGTCAAAATTGGTTTTGTAGGCAAGTATTTGAGCTTGAAAGAATCTTATAAATCCTTGATTGAAGCCTTAATCCATGCAGGGGCGCATTTGGATACGCAAGTCAATATTGAATGGCTCGATAGCGAGAATTTCAATGAAAAAACCAATTTAGAGGGCGTTGATGCGATTTTAGTGCCTGGGGGCTTTGGAGAAAGGGGGATTGAGGGTAAAATTTGCGCCATTCAAAGAGCGAGATCAGAAAAACTCCCCTTTTTAGGGATTTGTTTGGGCATGCAATTAGCGATCGTGGAATTTTGCAGGAATGTTTTGGGGTTAAAAGGGGCTAATTCTACGGAGTTTAACCAACACTGCGAATACCCAGTGGTGTATTTGATTGAAGATTTTATGGATCAAAACCACCAAAAACAAGTGCGTACCTATAATTCGCCTTTGGGTGGCACCATGCGATTAGGCGAATACGAATGCGAGATTATGCCTGAGAGCTTACTAGAAAAAGCCTATAAAAAACCAAGCATTAAAGAAAGGCACCGCCATCGCTATGAAATCAACCCCAAATACCGCCAAGAGTGGGAAAATAAAGGCTTGAAAGTGGTGGGTTTTGGAGCGAATCATTTGATTGAAGCGATTGAATTAAAAGATCACCCTTTCTTTGTAGGGGTGCAATTCCACCCGGAATTCACTTCCAGGTTGCAAAGCCCTAACCCTATTATTTTGGATTTCATTAAGAGCGCTCTTTCTAAATCTTAA
- the fliH gene encoding flagellar assembly protein FliH: MSLNSRKNLIQKDHLNKHDIQKYEFKSMANLPPKTNPNHASLETPISQEPLEKKAIENDLIDCLLKKTDELSSHLVKLQMQFEKAQEESKSLIENAKNDGYKIGFKEGEEKMRNELTHSVNEEKNQLLHAITALDEKMKSSQNHLMALEKELSAIAIDMAKEVILKEVEDNSQKVALALAEELLKNVLDATDIHLKVNPLDYPYLNEHLQNASKIKLESNEAISKGGVMITSSNGSLDGNLMERFRTLKESVLDNFKV, translated from the coding sequence ATGTCATTGAATAGCCGTAAAAATTTGATCCAAAAAGACCATTTGAATAAGCATGACATTCAAAAATACGAGTTTAAAAGCATGGCGAATTTACCCCCTAAAACTAACCCTAATCACGCTTCTTTAGAAACGCCTATTTCGCAAGAACCTTTGGAAAAAAAAGCGATAGAAAACGATTTGATCGATTGTTTATTGAAAAAAACTGACGAGCTTTCAAGCCATTTAGTGAAATTGCAAATGCAATTTGAAAAGGCTCAAGAAGAGAGCAAATCTTTGATTGAAAACGCTAAAAACGATGGCTATAAAATCGGCTTTAAAGAGGGCGAAGAAAAAATGCGTAACGAACTCACTCATAGCGTGAATGAAGAAAAAAACCAGCTTTTGCATGCGATCACCGCTTTAGATGAAAAAATGAAAAGTTCACAAAACCATTTAATGGCTTTGGAAAAAGAATTGAGCGCGATTGCGATAGATATGGCTAAAGAAGTGATCCTTAAAGAAGTGGAAGACAATAGCCAGAAAGTGGCTCTCGCTTTGGCTGAAGAGCTTTTAAAAAATGTTTTAGACGCAACGGATATTCACTTAAAAGTCAATCCCTTGGATTACCCTTATTTAAACGAACATTTGCAAAACGCTTCCAAAATCAAGTTAGAGAGTAATGAGGCTATTTCTAAAGGAGGCGTTATGATCACTAGCTCTAACGGGAGTCTTGATGGGAATTTAATGGAACGCTTTAGAACGCTTAAAGAAAGCGTGTTGGATAATTTTAAGGTGTGA
- the dxs gene encoding 1-deoxy-D-xylulose-5-phosphate synthase → MQNKTFDLNPNDIASLEAVCQTLRKRILEVVSANGGHLSSSLGAVELIVGMHALFDCQKNPFIFDTSHQAYAHKLLTGRFESFSTLRQFKGLSGFTKPSESAYDYFIAGHSSTSVSIGVGAAKAFRLKQELGMPIALLGDGSISAGIFYEALNELGDRKYPMIMILNDNEMSISTPIGALSKALSQLMKGPFYQSFRSKVKKILNTLPESVNYLASRFEESFKLITPGVFFEELGINYIGPINGHDLGAIIETLKLAKELKEPVLIHAQTLKGKGYKIAEGRYEKWHGVGPFDLDTGLSKKSKSATLSPTEAYSNTLLELAKKDDKIVGVTAAMPSGTGLDKLIDAYPLRFFDVAIAEQHALTSSSAMAKEGFKPFVSIYSTFLQRAYDSIVHDACISSLPIKLAIDRAGIVGEDGETHQGLLDVSYLRSIPNMVVFAPRDNETLKNAVHFANEYHSSPCAFRYPRGSFVLKEGVFEPSGFVLGQSEWLQKEGEILLIGYGNGVGRAYLVQLALKEKNIECALLDLRFLKPLDRNLSSMVAPYKKLYVFSDNYKLGGVASAILEFLSEQNALKPVKSFEIVDEFIMHGNTALVEKSLGLDTESLTDAILKDLGQEK, encoded by the coding sequence TTGCAAAATAAAACTTTTGATTTAAACCCTAATGATATTGCAAGCTTGGAAGCGGTGTGCCAAACGCTAAGGAAGCGTATTTTAGAAGTGGTGAGCGCTAATGGGGGGCATTTAAGTTCTTCTTTAGGGGCTGTAGAGCTGATTGTGGGCATGCACGCCTTATTTGATTGCCAAAAAAACCCTTTTATTTTTGACACTTCGCATCAAGCTTACGCCCATAAGCTTTTAACCGGTCGTTTTGAAAGCTTTAGCACTTTAAGGCAATTTAAAGGTTTGAGCGGCTTCACTAAACCCAGCGAGAGCGCATACGATTATTTCATCGCCGGGCATAGCTCCACTTCGGTGTCTATAGGCGTGGGGGCGGCGAAAGCCTTTCGCTTGAAACAAGAACTAGGCATGCCTATCGCTTTACTAGGCGATGGGAGCATTAGCGCGGGGATTTTTTATGAAGCCTTAAACGAGCTAGGCGATAGGAAATACCCCATGATCATGATATTAAATGATAATGAAATGAGTATCAGCACGCCTATTGGAGCCTTATCCAAAGCCCTTAGCCAGCTGATGAAAGGCCCGTTTTATCAGTCTTTCCGCTCTAAAGTGAAAAAAATCTTAAACACCTTACCGGAAAGCGTGAATTATTTAGCGAGCCGTTTTGAAGAATCTTTTAAGCTCATCACCCCGGGTGTGTTTTTTGAAGAATTAGGCATTAACTACATAGGGCCTATTAATGGGCATGATTTAGGTGCTATTATTGAAACCTTAAAATTAGCCAAAGAGCTTAAAGAGCCGGTGCTTATTCATGCGCAAACCTTAAAGGGTAAAGGCTATAAAATCGCTGAAGGGCGCTATGAAAAATGGCATGGGGTAGGGCCTTTTGATTTGGATACCGGTCTGTCTAAAAAATCTAAAAGCGCGACTTTATCGCCCACTGAAGCGTATTCTAACACCCTTTTAGAATTAGCCAAGAAAGATGACAAAATTGTAGGCGTAACCGCTGCAATGCCTAGCGGCACAGGGTTAGACAAGCTCATTGACGCCTACCCTTTGCGCTTTTTTGATGTCGCTATCGCTGAACAACATGCCCTAACTTCTAGCAGCGCTATGGCTAAAGAAGGGTTTAAACCTTTTGTGAGCATCTATTCTACTTTTTTGCAACGCGCTTATGATTCCATCGTGCATGACGCTTGCATTTCTAGTTTACCGATTAAATTAGCTATTGACAGGGCTGGGATTGTGGGCGAAGATGGCGAGACGCACCAAGGCCTTTTAGACGTGTCGTATTTGCGCTCTATCCCCAACATGGTCGTTTTTGCCCCACGAGACAATGAGACTTTAAAGAACGCCGTGCATTTTGCTAATGAATACCATTCAAGCCCTTGCGCTTTCCGCTATCCTAGGGGGTCGTTTGTGTTAAAAGAGGGGGTTTTTGAGCCTAGCGGTTTTGTTTTAGGGCAAAGCGAATGGTTGCAAAAAGAGGGCGAAATTCTGCTCATTGGCTATGGTAATGGCGTGGGGAGGGCTTATTTGGTCCAACTGGCTTTAAAAGAAAAAAACATAGAGTGCGCTCTTTTAGACTTGAGATTCCTTAAACCTTTGGATCGCAATTTAAGTTCAATGGTTGCACCTTATAAAAAGCTTTATGTTTTTAGCGATAATTACAAGCTTGGGGGGGTGGCTAGCGCGATTTTAGAGTTTTTGAGCGAACAAAACGCGTTAAAGCCTGTTAAAAGCTTTGAAATTGTTGATGAATTTATCATGCATGGGAACACCGCTTTAGTGGAAAAATCCTTAGGCTTAGACACAGAGAGTTTGACTGACGCTATTTTAAAAGATTTAGGACAAGAGAAATGA
- the fliF gene encoding flagellar basal-body MS-ring/collar protein FliF — protein MDLKVLLQRIVDFFIKLNKKQKIALIAAGVLITALIVFLLIYPFKEKNYVQGGYGVLFERLDPSDNALILQHLQQNQIPYKVSKDDTILIPRDKVYEERITLASQGIPKTSKVGFEIFDTKDFGATDFDQNVKLIRAIEGELSRTIESLNPILKANVHIAIPKDSVFVAKEVPPSASVMLKLKPDMKLSPTQILGIKNLIAASVPKLTVDNVKIVNENGESLGEGDILENSKELALEQLHYKQNFENILESKIVNILAPIVGGKNKVVARVNAEFDFSQKKSTKETFDPNNVVRSEQNLEEKKEGASKKQVGGVPGVVSNIGPVQGLKDNKEPEKYEKSQNTTNYEVGKTISEIKGEFGTLVRLNAAVVVDGKYKIALKDDVNTLEYVPLSDEALKKINALVKQAIGYNQNRGDDVAVSNFEFNPMAPMIDNATFSEKIMHKTQKILGSFTPLIKYVLVFIVLFIFYKKVIVPFSERMLEVVPDEDKEVKSMFEEMDEEEDELNKLGDLRKKVEDQLGLNATFSEEEVRYEIILEKIRGTLKERPDEIATLFKLLIKDEISSDGIKG, from the coding sequence TTGGATTTAAAGGTATTATTACAACGGATTGTTGATTTTTTCATCAAACTCAATAAAAAGCAAAAAATCGCCCTGATTGCAGCGGGGGTTTTGATCACGGCTTTGATCGTGTTTTTATTGATCTATCCCTTTAAAGAAAAAAATTATGTGCAAGGGGGGTATGGGGTTTTATTTGAAAGACTAGATCCTAGCGATAACGCTCTTATTTTACAGCACCTCCAGCAAAACCAAATCCCTTATAAAGTCTCCAAAGACGATACCATTCTTATCCCTAGAGATAAAGTGTATGAAGAAAGGATCACTCTAGCCTCTCAAGGAATCCCTAAAACGAGTAAAGTGGGCTTTGAAATCTTTGACACTAAAGACTTTGGGGCGACTGATTTTGATCAAAATGTCAAACTCATTCGCGCTATTGAGGGCGAATTGTCGCGCACGATTGAAAGCTTAAACCCCATTCTTAAAGCCAATGTGCATATCGCAATCCCTAAAGACAGCGTGTTTGTGGCTAAAGAAGTCCCTCCTAGCGCTTCAGTGATGCTCAAGCTTAAGCCTGATATGAAGCTTTCACCCACTCAAATTTTAGGGATTAAAAACTTAATCGCCGCTTCTGTGCCTAAGCTCACCGTGGATAATGTGAAAATCGTGAATGAAAATGGCGAGTCCTTAGGCGAGGGCGATATTTTAGAAAACTCTAAAGAATTAGCCCTAGAGCAATTGCATTACAAACAAAATTTTGAAAACATTTTAGAAAGTAAGATCGTTAATATCTTAGCCCCTATTGTGGGGGGTAAAAACAAGGTGGTCGCAAGGGTCAATGCGGAGTTTGATTTCAGCCAAAAGAAAAGCACTAAAGAGACTTTTGATCCTAACAATGTCGTAAGGAGCGAGCAAAATTTAGAAGAAAAAAAAGAAGGCGCTTCTAAAAAGCAAGTTGGCGGTGTGCCTGGGGTGGTGAGCAATATCGGCCCGGTGCAAGGATTAAAGGACAATAAAGAGCCAGAAAAATACGAAAAATCTCAAAACACGACCAATTATGAAGTGGGTAAAACCATTAGCGAAATTAAGGGCGAGTTTGGCACTTTAGTGCGCTTGAATGCGGCGGTTGTGGTGGATGGCAAGTATAAAATCGCGCTTAAAGATGATGTGAACACTTTAGAATATGTGCCTTTGAGCGATGAAGCGCTTAAAAAAATCAACGCTTTAGTGAAACAAGCCATTGGCTATAACCAAAATAGAGGCGATGATGTGGCGGTGAGTAATTTTGAATTTAACCCCATGGCGCCTATGATTGATAACGCTACCTTTAGCGAAAAAATCATGCACAAGACTCAAAAAATCTTAGGATCTTTCACGCCTTTAATCAAGTATGTTTTGGTGTTTATAGTGCTATTCATTTTCTATAAAAAAGTGATCGTGCCTTTCAGCGAGCGCATGCTAGAAGTAGTGCCTGATGAAGATAAGGAAGTGAAATCCATGTTTGAAGAAATGGATGAAGAAGAAGATGAGTTGAATAAATTGGGCGATTTGAGAAAAAAAGTAGAAGATCAATTAGGGCTTAATGCAACCTTTAGCGAAGAAGAAGTAAGATATGAAATTATTTTAGAAAAGATTAGAGGGACCCTTAAAGAGCGCCCTGATGAAATCGCAACGCTCTTTAAACTCCTAATCAAAGATGAAATTTCTTCAGATGGCATCAAAGGCTAA